The Hymenobacter oligotrophus genome segment CGCGAGGGCGCCGGCGAAATAGAGGAAGCCGCCGCGCACAAGCTGCCTGTGCTGCTTACCGAAGCCGACCTGCGCGGCTCGCTGCACAACCACAGCACCTACTCCGATGGGGCGCACTCGTTGCGCCAAATGGCCGAGTTCCTGCGCGACAACGGCTACCAGTACCTAGGCATCTGCGACCATTCGCGCGCCGCGCACTACGCCAATGGGCTCAGCATCGAGCGGGTGGAGCAACAGCACCAAGAAATTGAACGCCTCAACCGCGAGCTGGCGCCCTTCCGCATATTCAAAGGCATTGAGTCGGACATCCTCTCGGATGGTTCGCTCGATTACCCCGACGAGGTGCTGGCTTCTTTCGACTTTGTGGTGGCCTCGGTGCACAGTGGGCTGAAGATGGACAAGGAGCGCGCCACCGAGCGCCTGTTGCGCGCCATTGCCAACCCGTACTGCACCATGCTAGGGCACCCCACCGGGCGCCTGCTGCTGCGCCGCGAGGGGTACCCGCTCGATTACGAAGCCATTATTGATGCTTGCGCCGAGCACAACGTGGCCATCGAAATCAACTCGAACCCTTGGCGCCTCGACCTCGATTGGCAATGGGTGCGCTACGCCTTAGGTAAAGGTGTGCGCCTGAGCATCAACCCCGATGCCCACCACACCGATGGCTACGCCGACATGCGTTACGGCGTGGAGCAAGGCCGCAAAGGCGGCCTCACGGCGGCCATGACGCTGAACGCCCTGACAGGGGAGGAGCTGGCGGCGTATTTTGAGCAGCGCCGCGCCCAAGCCGTAAAGTTTTCGGGGCCCAAGGCCGCCGCCACGAAACCCGTCGACTTCGGCCCGCTGTTCGGCTAAGGCGCCTCGGCGGTAGCCTAGGGGCTGGCATCAGAGAAACAAGCTTAACCAGTGAAGATTTTAGTTCTGCGCTTTTCCTCCATTGGCGACATTGTGCTGACCACGCCGGTGGTGCGCTGCCTCAAGCAGCAAGTGCCCGATGCGCAGGTGCACTACTGCACCAAACCTGCGTACCGGGACATGCTCGAGGCCAACCCCTACGTGGATAAAGTGCATTGCTTAACCGGTTCGCTCAAGGAACTGGTGCGCGAACTGCAGCAGGAGCGGTTCGATTTCATCGTCGATCTGCACAACAACCTGCGCACCTTCCTGATTAAGCTGCAGTTGGGCCGGCCGAGCGCCAGCTTCAACAAGCTCAACTTACGCAAGTGGCTGCGCGTGAACCTGAAATGGGATGTGCTGCCGCGCGTGCACATTGTACAGCGCTACCTGGCCGCTGCCGCGCCCCTCGGCGTGCACGACGACGGCCGCGGCCTCGACTATTTTATTCCGCCCGATCAGCGCGTTGACGTGGAGCAAACCTTGCCCGCCGACTTTCACAACGGCTACGTGGCCTTTGCCATCGGTGCGCAACACGCCACCAAGCGCCTGCCTGTGGAGCGCATTATCGAGCTGTGCGGGCAGTTGCGCCGCCCGGTGGTGCTCCTGGGCGGCCCCGAAGACGAAAGCACCGGCCACGTGATTGAGCTGCACTTCGAGCAGCACCAGCCCCGCGAGCATTCTGGGGTTACGCCGCATAACATTCCGGCATCGCCTTACTATTTCGACAAAACCGCGCTGCCGCCTTCGCGCACCACTATCTACAATGCTTGCGGCCGTTTTTCGCTGCACCAATCGGCGTCGCTGGTAAAGCAGGCGCAGTTGGTCATCAGCCACGATACCGGCCTGATGCACATTGCAGCGGCTTTCCGCAAGGAAATCTTTAGTGTGTGGGGCAATACCGTGCCCGAATTCGGCATGTACCCGTTCCGCACGGAGTTTCGGGTGCTGGAGGTGGAGGGGTTGGCCTGCCGGCCGTGTTCCAAGATTGGCTACGATAAGTGCCCGCAAGGCCACTTCCGCTGCATGCGCGACATCCGCTTCGACCTTGATTTGCCGCCCGCCCGCGACGCCCGTTAAGCACCAGCTTCCACAACCAAAAAGCCGACCTAGCATCCTAGGTGGGCTTTTTCAGGTCAGGCCACGGCAGGTTTGCCGCAAGCAACGTAGTTAGGCAAGCACCCACTTGCCCCAAGCTTGTTGCCGCATGACTGAAAACACTCCCGCCGCCACCCAACCGCCACCCGCCGACCACACCGTGGTGGTGCGCGTAGGCCCCGATGCGCTGCTTGCCGATGTGCAGGCCGGCCGACATACCTTCATCATCGACGAGCCCGTGGCCGTTGGTGGGCACGACCGCGGCCCCACGCCCTACGATATGCTGCTCTCGGCCCTAGGTGCCTGCACGGCCATCACGCTGCGCCTGTATGCCAACCAAAAGCAATGGCCGCTCGAGGGCGTAGAGGTACGCCTTTCGCACGGGCGCGAGCACCGGCTCGACTGCGAGCAATGCGAGCAGGAAGCCGGTGCCAACCTCGAAGTGGTGCGCAAGCAGCTGCGCCTGCTCGGGCCCCTCACGGCCGAGCAACGCCAGCGTTTGGAGGTAATCTCGGCCAAGTGCCCGGTGCAGAAAACCCTCAGCAAAAGCCTGCGCATCGAAACCACTTTGGTGCCCGCCGATGCTTGGGTGTGAGCCCTAGGTACCCACAGCTTGCGTTGCCATAAAGGGCCTACGCACCGAACAAAAAACCTTGCCGACTCCAGATCAAGCAATGCCTGCGGTAGTCGTTCTGCATAAGCCCAACAAAAAGCCCGGTTGCTGTTAGCAACCGGGCTTTTTGTTACCTAGGCGAAGCGCTGGAGCTAGCCCAGCTGCGCAAAGCCGCAGTAGCGGTGCAGCACCTCGGGCAGGCGAATGGTGCCATCGGCTTGCTGGTTGTTTTCGAGCAAGGCTGCCACAATGCGCGGCAAGGCCAGCGCCGAGCCGTTGAGCGTGTGCAGCAGCTGCGTTTTGTTGTTTTCGTCGCGGTAGCGCAGCTTCAGGCGGTTGGCCTGGTAGGTTTCGAAGTTCGAGCAGGAGGATACCTCCAGCCAGCGCTGCTGCGCCGCCGACCACACTTCCAAGTCGTAGGTGAGGGCCGAGGTGAAGCCCATATCGCCGCCGCAGAGGCGCAGCACGCGGTAGGGCAGCTCCAGCTTCTGCAGTAGGCCTTCGATATGGCCCAGCATGCGCTCCAGGGTTTGGTACGAGCGCTCCGGCAGATCGATTTCCACAATCTCTACCTTATCGAACTGGTGGAGGCGGTTGAGGCCGCGCACGTGCGCACCCCACGAGCCCGCCTCGCGGCGGAAGCAGGGCGTATAGCCCGCGTTGCGCACGGGCAGGCGCTCGGTGGCAATAATTTCGTCGCGGTAGAGGTTGGTAATGGGCACCTCCGCCGTCGGAATTAGGTACAGGTCGTCGGCGGTGGCGTGGTACATCTGGCCCTCTTTGTCGGGCAGCTGACCGGTGCCGTACCCCGAGGCCTCGTTGATGAGAATGGGCGGCTGCATTTCGGTGTAGCCGGCGGCCATGGCTTCATCAAGGAAGAAGTTGATGAGCGCGCGCTGCAAGCGGGCACCCTGGCCTTTGTACACCGGAAAGCCGGCGCCCGTAATCTTATTGCCGAGCTCAAAATCGATGATATCGAGCTTCTTAATCAGGTCCCAGTGGGGGAGGGCTTCGCCGGGTAGTTCGGGCTTATTGCCTACTTCGCGCACCACCTCGTTATCGTCGGCCGAGCGGCCGGCCGGCACGCTCGCGTGCGGCACGTTCGGAATGCGATACAAGGCGTCCTGCAGCTCCTTTTCCACGCCGGTTAGCTCTTCGGCAGCGGTTTTGGTTTGCTGCTTGAGGGCGGCGGTGCGGCTTTTCAGCTCTTCGGCGCCGGCTTTGTCGCCGCTTTTCATCAGCGCGCCAATTTGCTGGGCCAGCTTGTTGGCCTCGGCCTGGGCCGAGTCGTGCTCGGTTTGCAGCTGTCGGCGGCGTTGGTCGAGCTCCAGCACACGTTGCACCTCGGCCTCAGCGTTGGGGAAATTCCTTTTGGTTAGGCCGGCCAATACCCGGTCGGTTTGTTCTTTCAGGACGGAAACTTGCAGCATACTTCGGCGACGATACGCGATGAAACGTGGCAAAAGTAGCGGTTTTCGGGTGCCGCCGGCAGTTCTGCCGCCGAGTTGGTGCGCTTCGGCACCTAGGAGCCGAAAAGCAAACAGCCCGCTCGGAACTAAGCCAATCTGCGAAAAGTTAAATTCTCGAGCACTGTTTATAAAATCGGTGCATCCTATTGGCCCTTTTGGCCGTATTGCGTAACATTGCGCAAGCAAGCCGGCGTCTGATGCCGGGCCCAGCCCTAGGTGGTTTCCGGCCCGATTGGTTCCAGCGCCCAGAGTCTCTAGCTTTTCTGACATCCTGCCCGCGCGTTTGCGCTGCTTATCTGTTGGGTTTGTGCCGTGGCAGCTCGCCAAAGGGCCGCGGCGGCATTTGCCGGGCATCTCCACCCCGATTTCTCTCC includes the following:
- a CDS encoding glycosyltransferase family 9 protein; the encoded protein is MKILVLRFSSIGDIVLTTPVVRCLKQQVPDAQVHYCTKPAYRDMLEANPYVDKVHCLTGSLKELVRELQQERFDFIVDLHNNLRTFLIKLQLGRPSASFNKLNLRKWLRVNLKWDVLPRVHIVQRYLAAAAPLGVHDDGRGLDYFIPPDQRVDVEQTLPADFHNGYVAFAIGAQHATKRLPVERIIELCGQLRRPVVLLGGPEDESTGHVIELHFEQHQPREHSGVTPHNIPASPYYFDKTALPPSRTTIYNACGRFSLHQSASLVKQAQLVISHDTGLMHIAAAFRKEIFSVWGNTVPEFGMYPFRTEFRVLEVEGLACRPCSKIGYDKCPQGHFRCMRDIRFDLDLPPARDAR
- a CDS encoding OsmC family protein: MTENTPAATQPPPADHTVVVRVGPDALLADVQAGRHTFIIDEPVAVGGHDRGPTPYDMLLSALGACTAITLRLYANQKQWPLEGVEVRLSHGREHRLDCEQCEQEAGANLEVVRKQLRLLGPLTAEQRQRLEVISAKCPVQKTLSKSLRIETTLVPADAWV
- the serS gene encoding serine--tRNA ligase, whose translation is MLQVSVLKEQTDRVLAGLTKRNFPNAEAEVQRVLELDQRRRQLQTEHDSAQAEANKLAQQIGALMKSGDKAGAEELKSRTAALKQQTKTAAEELTGVEKELQDALYRIPNVPHASVPAGRSADDNEVVREVGNKPELPGEALPHWDLIKKLDIIDFELGNKITGAGFPVYKGQGARLQRALINFFLDEAMAAGYTEMQPPILINEASGYGTGQLPDKEGQMYHATADDLYLIPTAEVPITNLYRDEIIATERLPVRNAGYTPCFRREAGSWGAHVRGLNRLHQFDKVEIVEIDLPERSYQTLERMLGHIEGLLQKLELPYRVLRLCGGDMGFTSALTYDLEVWSAAQQRWLEVSSCSNFETYQANRLKLRYRDENNKTQLLHTLNGSALALPRIVAALLENNQQADGTIRLPEVLHRYCGFAQLG